The DNA sequence CTGAATCATCAACCTCATTATCGAGTGCATCATCTGTTTCTCTTAATTCAGCATTTGAATAATCATTTGACACTCATAGTGACATGGCTTAAGAAGAAGAacatcatgatagggaaatgGTAAATCAAAAGAGGACACTTAGAGAGTATCTTCAGCTTGTTAGGACTAGCAccccttcttgcatcattttacctcttaatgcaaatgcttttaatttcaaacctgagatgattccattgcttccacactttcatggtatggattCTGAAAATCCCtacttgcatatcaaagagtttgaaaaagtgtgttccacatttatggatagaacatgcactgaagaggtcataagattgaaattgtttccattttccttgaaagacaaggctaagacatggttgaattccttaagaccaagatccattgggacttggcaagaaatgcaaactgaattttttttaaaaaattttcccatgcatagaaccaatgccttgaaaagacaaatcatgaatttttgccaaaaggatgtggaaacattttaccattgttgggaacgattcaaagacctcctaaatgcatgtcctcaccatggatatgagaattggagggtcattagttttttctatgaggggttgcaacaaaaaatgaggcAATTTGTAGAAAACATGTGCAATGGTAAATTCTTCAACAAAGGGCCCAAGGAAGcgtttgaatattttgactatttggctgaaaatgcccaatttTGGGATGTTTCTGACTTGTATGATAGATCTGAAAATCAAAAAtgtgttggtggtggtggtaaatACCACTTGAAAGAATTTGATGATTTACATGCTAAGCTTGCATTGATGTCTAAAAAGTTAGAGTCTTTAGAGCTTAAGAAAGTCAATGAAATGCATGTTTTGCCATCAATTGAAAAATGCAACATATGTGAAGATCCAGGGCATGTGATTAATGCATGCCCAACAATTCCTGCTTTTAAAGAAGTGTTGCTTGATCAATCCAACCCTGTGCGTATGATCTCTAAAAATTTTTCTGGGCCTTACTCTAATACTTACAATGCAGGTTGGAGAAGTCATCCAAATTTCAGCTGGAAGAATGAACAACCTGAGCCATCTACACAAGGACAAAGTCAGTATACCCCATATGGAGCAACTGCCCAAGGGTCGGGACCCTCTTACTTTGCAAATCAGCCCCCTCCAATGCAGAGAAAGGGAGTGGAAGATTCCATTCAGCAACTAACTGTTACCCTACAATAGTTTATGCAAAATCAAGCCACAGTCAACAACCAGAACGCTCAAGCCATCAATGACATCAGAGGGACCCTTACTAGAGTAACCACTACTCTAAGTAACCAAGAGAAAGGCAAATTTCCcactcaaacccaacccaatccACAAGTGCAAAGTCAATCATCTCAGAATAATGGTGAAAGGGCAATGTGAAATCAGTGAAAGCTATTACAACTTTGAGGAATGGTAAGGTCGTGGATATCCCTATCCATAGTACAAGAAAATCAGGTCAAGAAGCTAACCCTCCTCTAGTTAGTGGTGAGCCAAGCACTTCTCAGGTCAAGAAGATTCAAATAATGATGCATGTCTCATTCCTGCACATTTTCCACATCGTTTGCTTTCTTTGCATAAAGAAAAACAGCATgctgaaattttagaaatttttaagcaGGTTAGGATTAACATTCCACTTCTTGATGCTATTAAACCAATTTCTGCTTATGCTAAATTTCTGAAAGACTTATGCACTGCGAAACGCAAACTGAATGTGCAAAAAaaggcttttctcactgagcaAGTTAGTGCCATTATTCAAAACCACACACcacctaagtacaaggatcctggttcaCCTACCATTTCATGTGTCATTGGAAATTCTAAGATTGGTCAGGCCTTGCTAGACTTAGGTTCGGGGGTTAATTTGTTACCTTATAGTGTGTATGAACAATTGGGTTTAGGGGAATTAAAAGCCACTTCAATCATTTTGCAGGTTGCCGATAGATCCATAAAAATTCCTAAGGGTATTGTTGAGGACGTCTTGGTCcaagtagataaattttattacccTATAGATTTTGTGGTATTGGATATGCAGTTGTCATCCCACTCAAACTCTTCACCACCGGTGATTTTAGGAAGACCATTCCCAACAACTTCTAATGCTATAAttaattgtaggagtggtgtcTTAAAActaagttttggaaatatgactttAGAACTGAATATCTTTAATTTGTGCAGGCAACCTCAAGAACTTGAAGATGTTGAAGAAGTTAATGCATTGGAATCCTTACTTGCTGAAAATTCTTTGTTAAATTACAATTGTGATGAACTTTGGGAGGATTTAGAAGACTCCCTTGATTTAATTGATTCCACtaatcaattttcttctctttgtgcTGCaggaaattcaaatgagatgcaGTGGAAGCCCAAATTTGAGCCACTACCAGCACTACAAGCCTCGACACAGCCCTCCAATGAGAAGACCCCAATGCTAAAATTAAAGCCATTGCCCTCGGAGCTGAAATACGCCTACCTCGGACTAGAAAAGTCATTTCCAGTAGTGATTTATGCACTTTTAACTCCTGACCAAGAAAGTAAGTTGCTGAAAATTTTGGCACAACACAAATCAGCCATTGGCTGGTCCATTGGTGACATCAAAGGTATAAGCCCTTTCATCTGCACACATAGGATATATTTGGAAGAGGACTCAAAACCCTCTAAAGAGATGCAAAGAAGACTAAACCCCACAATGAAAGAAGTGGtaaaaaatgaagttttgaaATTGTTAGACATAGGCATCATTTATCCCATTGCTGATAGCAAATGGGTTAGCCCAATCCAAGttgttccaaaaaaatctgatATAACTATGGTGGAAAATGACAAGGGAAAATTTGTGCCTACTAGGGAGACCACAGGTTGGAGGATGTGTGTAGACTATAGAAAATTAAATACCGCCTCtagaaaggatcattttcccttATATTTTCTTGaccagattttagaaaaagtggcGGGgcataaatattattgttttttagatGGCTTCTTTGGCTATTATCAAATAGAAAGAGCCCCtgaggatcaagagaagactacCTTCACTTGTCCTTTTGGGACTTTTGCCTTCAAAAGAATGTCATTTGGGCTATGCAATGCCCCAGCCACTTTTCAAATATGCATGTTGAGCATTTTCAGTGACTTGATTGAGGACATTGTAGAggttttcatggatgatttttcagtttttggaaaAACATTTGATGCATGTTTGTCTAATTTATAAGTTGTCTTGAAAAGATGTGAAGAAAaacaatttatattaaattgaaaaaaatgccATTTCATGGTAAGACAATGGATAGTTTTGGGGCATATTGTATCTCCTTGGGGCATAGAGGTAGATAAAGCTAAGATAGACTTGATTTCAAATTTGCCTGCGCCTAAAAATGTGAAAGGTGTTAGATCTTTTTTAGGGCATGCCGGTTTTTATAGAAGGTTCATAAAGAATTTTAGCTTTATCTCTAAACCTCTTTGTCAACTTTTAATGCATGATGTCAAGTTTGAATGGACTAAAGAGTGCCAAAATTGCTTTGATCAGTTAAAAACATTTCTCACCACGGCATCTATCCTTTGGCCCCCTGATTGGTTACTTCATTTTGAAttaatgtgtgatgcaagtgactttacTGTGGGGGCTGCACTTGGACAGCGAAGAGATAAGCTGCCGTATGTCATATACTATGCTAGTAAGACTTTGAATGCTGCCCAAAAGAACTATTCCACCACAGAAAAAGAATTACTAGTTATAGTCTTTGCATTGGATAAGTTTAGATCATATCTCCTTGGTTCACCTGTCATAatattcactgatcatgcaactttgaaatttttattgtcaAAAAAAGACACCAAGCCAAGATTGGTAAGATGGATACTCCTGTTGCAAGAATTTAATCTCACAAtaaaagacaagaaaggagtagaaaATGTGGTGGCGGATCATCTTTCTTGCCTTACACTTGAAGTTTCTGAGGAGTttcctttaatttcttattcttttcctgatgaacaatTATTTTCAGTTGAGACTTTACCATGGTATGCTGACCTTGTAAATTTCTTGGTTACAGGAAAGACTCCACCTCATTGGAATGCTCAAGACATCAAAAGGTTGAAGGCTGAAGCTAAGTATTTCTTTTACGATGATCcctaccttttcaagtattactcagatcaaatcattaggaagtgtgtgcccaataatgaaatttctggtgttttaaatttttgccatacgaAAGCTTGTGGTGGGAATTTTTCAGtccacaaaacagtggccaaatTTCTCCAAAGTGGATTTTATTTGCCAACTATattcaaggatgcctttagtttttgtaaagcTTGTGAGTCATGttagaaattaggaggaatcactaggagaaatatgatgcctatgcaacccatactagcgattgaaatttttgattgttggggaatagattttatgggaccatttccttcttcttatggctatttatacattttgattgctgttgactatgtttctaagtggttGAGGCAgccccttgcaaatctaatgatcatcaagttgttttaaaatttttgaaagaaaacatttttgcaaggtttggcatgcctaaagccataatcagtgataatgacacccatttttgtaacaagcatttctcggccttaatgaagaagtatggtatccatcacaaaatctctaccccctatcatcctcaaaccaatggacaagctaaactagcaaatagggagattaaaaacattcttgaaaaaccAGTTAgcccaaacaggaaggattggtctttgagattgtctgataCCTTATaggcttatagaacagcctttaaaaccattttgggcatgtctccatatagactagtgtatggtaaggcttgccatttgcctgtagagctggaacatagagcgtattgggccattaagcaatgtaattttaacattgatgaagctggttgtgtgagaaaattacagttgtctgagttggatgagttgaggatggatgcctacaacaactctaagttgtccaaagaaagaatgaagaacttccatgacaaacacatccaacgtaagacttttgagtctAATCAACAAGTGTTATTatacaactctcggttacacttgttccctggtaagttaaggtctcggtggagcgggccttatgtggtacaaactatttttccccatggtgctatagagataatgaatcctctcaatggtaacatttttaaggttaatggtcaaaggctcaagtcttttatttctaactttgcacctgaggaatctactctacatttgcttgatcctaattgatggttcttgatctatccatttcttttcattgttttgttttgttcttcaatttttatttttattttggctacattcctttcaaagctgcccaggtacttccttttcctctttccttcaatttttctttgaatatttggttcttcttttggttgttttgtcCCTTAACTTCTCTTTTTGTGTAAATTCCttcatttctcttgcatcattgaggacaatgctacaatctagttgatgggtggaagagaatttatttttctgtttgcatgctgtagacatattttggtccaccttgggaGAGTGTTggtaatgagttgaaagcagattaaatTCCCTATTCTTGAATTTACATGTTGGAAAGTGAACTGAAAAAtaatttgttgaggtcatggaacatgtggaatgtagtgcaaatatgagtatatgtcaaaagagggacttatccattttatttagttgttaaaccaagggaaagatgttaaaagttttgctaaaacacacacaacacatgccCGGAATGCCTAGAGAGACTACATTGGGTCATTgtttgttgatttacacttcggtTGTTtgggactctaatgaaccatatcctaatggcttaggaaaaAATCtggaatgaattaaatgagaaaagggacaagctagggatatataaaaataaataaataaaataaaataaaattcctcgacctagtggtaagggccgacttgtgaaagtgtgggtaggcgcacattcataggcttGATTCTCCCACTaggaaaacttgaaaaaaaaaatgatttacatttgtgtattggaaaaggctacctattaccggggtccttatTAAATAAGAAAGGAGGCACCttttaaagtgtaatagcgtgaaagccgccactacaatggttttgacttAGAGTAAGACCTATGGTCGTTATCTCAGATTAgctgttgtgattgaaactgttaatgcctCTTGGTAgccgatcttggaattctaacctcattcccatgcacttgaagaagtaagttttgttacatgtaattccctttgttgattaactaaatggtgtataaatctcccagttgatacaaaattcagattaatctgtCTCCaatgttcttaaactcaacaagtctatttcatggcatgtgcttcttggattttcttttaaaattgtagttggtaatttcacatttgcatgaattcattcgcaTTATTTGCTAGAGACTAGCAATAACCTAGTTGGGGGGTGTAATGAAGTATTAAAATTACATGATTAAGTtatttaagtgaataaattatttaacaaaaaaatgatttaagtacttaattatgtagtagatTATGACACTTGagtaaattgataaattctaatatttggcacttaaaaagtttgaaatgtaGCTCGCACACTCATATTGTTAAGACATACCAAAGTTGGTTTTTCCAATTTACTCTTGTATGCTGAAATATTAACTCTAATAACGTAGGGTAGTTTTGGAATTAAGCAATCAATTGAGCTGGCCGACAACACACTTGGAAAAGCAGCAGTGCATGCATCACGCACGGACAGCCAATCACGCAGGAGCATGCAGAACAGACCTGCAGAGGGAATCAACAGATAGATAGCACGAACTGGGACCACAGCATGATCACGCTGGAAGAAATTCACGCAGAACAGGGGAAAATTCGTATTACGTTTGGGTGGTTCAGACCTGGGCGGGGccatgattatttttttacttttttcgcTTTCATGGAGAAGGGCAGACGGTCGTTTATTTTTTAGTTAGTCTTTTTACGTTTTAGTTTAGAGAAGACggcacttttcaatttttttttagggagttcttactttttttttttttctctttcgtttTCAGAGCTTAGTCGGCagagttttagttttttatttttcatttttggtttCCGTTCTTCATGGAGACGGGCGGTAGGAAGGGGATTTTCAATAGTTCttagttagttttattttctagtaTTTCCTGCAGTTCAGACCGTGAGGCGGCAGGGGAATATTTAGCGTTTTTGCTTCTTTACACTTTGAAGTTTTACGGACAGCTTTCAGTTggttattattttgattttttactCGTTCTTAGTTCATAGGGGTTGAGTCGGTGGAAGGCCTGCTcacactcttttttctttttttttttcagtattattattttgggttgCTCTAgtctttagcatttttttttttctttcctttcggtTCAGACGGCTTGAGTCGGtggagtttattttctttctttccagtTTTACGTTCAGCTGCTTCTTCGTTTTTATATTTCTAGGATTTACTTTGGTTTCTTTTCTGCCGAACAGCGTTAGTTGCTTGTTTAGTTCGTTGAGctgcttcattttatttctttctgttTTCGTTTCCTGGGTTTTGGGTTCAGACTTGAGTTGgctacttttttatttatttatttattttccctgGGTTTCAGACTATAAAGGGGTTTTTTGGTCGAGTGGTGAGTCGGCGTGTAGGGCGGTCTTCACATCTTGCGAGTTTAGGTCCCAGACTGGAGGGATGCGGCTggtttgattattatttttttcaatagttTAGTTTTAGGGGGAGGAGTCAGTTTTGGGACGGAACTCTCTCTCAGTCTCTCgtttttctattgtttttttttttttttttttctgggttcGTTTAGAACTCGGACgaagacttattttattttcctgggCTCTAcgttttcagttttcattttactttagtTCTCCTACATGCAGCATCTCTAGGATTTATTTTGTCTGGatattttctcttaaattttatcatggttcaacttagattaatttttattgttaggaacatcatgtgtagctaattttagaaacatgagttgtggaatgagatttaatttattttaggttctagtttaatgcaatattttgttgataactgttgatttcactatgttattaattgaatttaaattgaaaatagattgcagctcttgctcttgatttgttgttgacgtaaggcacaacaaaaacttgaaaattatcaaggcttctctcgattgtttgttaatgggtgttcggctagtaaagtagagaaaatattgcaaaacttgagcataactttttatcttccctTTATGAataccttgattgggttgttaatcgagaaaattatctaggatccgaaataaagagagtctcatacccaacctaagtgtttgttaatttgcttttttgattagaaactttaatttcaactttgattaatttttttttgcggGAATTGAATTCACTATTTTCTTTCTTACCTCATCTTCgatattttttttcacaaacactttgataaccctttgtccctgtggaatacgatcctggacttatccttgtattactttgacagcttctacacttggaagacaaaattataagctgatcagTTACCCAAagttaaaagtttcaaaatctaacatatatataattttagttcaTACACATGATTCAAACCATCTGAAAAATTCTTCCTCGTGTCTTGCGTCTATATTCTCTACGCCTTCCGTCCTAtatttgtccatgtgctcactgtatataaGTGCAAAAGAATATTGTTTTGAGCACAAAAGTCATTATTAAACTTTTGAAACTAGAATTATTCGAAGCATGGAACGACATATCTGAGATAgtacccgtttgtgcacccaatggtcatacattctgagaaaacactaaTAGCTCATGAAGAGGTGGAGCAGCAAAATCAGCATTTCGCTCTTGACAATTAAATCATGTCTCAACACCACAAAAATAtagagagcaaaatgttaacaatttatcgtgtatataggcctatGCTATTAAACCCTCAGCTCTAGCTTTTTTCCCAATAGTGCGCTTCAATCAACCCAAACATATCTCGATTTACTACctgagcacacaaatccttaaaaaacatacgaAGTCCGGATATGGCGACACATACATTAGATGTCaacttcccacgaattcccaccggtaataagTTATGGCAAAAATATGTGatagtcatgacttttcaatccactaattttccagtcatcaagGCTCACGCATCTACCGATATTTGAAGCACAACCATATTGCAACTTCACACCTTCCAACCATTTGCATAAGTCTATCATCTTCTCCCTCGTcatcgtaaaacatgcatgcggtaTGACCACCCTGTTTCCTTCCACTCACAAATatagattatgtttaattctcattctctTGAGATCTTTTCTCGTCTTGATCGTGTTTTTCGTCTTTTTattaatgctcatcaatgtacctaGTATATTATCAAATATATTCTTCTCTATATACATTGCATTTGATGTGTTTGATGTAATGTTATTTTAGACAACTTATTAAGAACATAATATATTCTTAAAATCTAATATCAATTATTGGGAATTaagttttacatttttaacaaatttgAAATTACTGAAAATGTTAATATTGTTACTAGTATTATTTCATatagttaataaaaaaataatagtttcattaatatttaattcCATTGCTTTATACTTTAATAATTCATCCAACATTATTAACACTATTTAAGAAGTTTTAAAATTCTTAATAAATTgctttatttaaaattactaatATGATGTCCACATTTAGaaataaaacattatatatttaattaacgaggaacaaattaatatataacatagaCATTTGactataattaataaaactaacaacaacaatatactatatatagtatatattataatataatattagatatagtatgctatatgttatagtatacattataatatataacatatattaataatataatatattattaatatatttttggaaATTCAGTCGCAAAATGTTCAAACGTAATATTTTCTCACATTCGAACATTTccacattcgaacgttactcaGAATGACGTTTGAACGTTTCGTGTATATAAGCCCAAAACTGAAACgggaaaatatcattttcatgTCATTACCATTATCTTTCCATCGTTGCATGCCGCCACTAAACCATCGCCCCAGCCACAACAGTCACAAAAAGGTAGGCATCCCTCTTTTGTCCTCTTacatgcttctttttttttttttttttttttttaagatttagtAGGAAACTTGTAAACCGAACTTTAGTAGTGGTTGGATTTTCAACTCCATTTTTCAGCCACCATGGGTTGCCATTGGCCAAATGGTCACCatagaaaattttattgaagtgTATACTTCAATTGTATGATGGCATTTGGCCACTTAGAATCATGGTACATGATTTTCGAGAATGGCTCAGTGTTGTAACTTCAAACGTTTTGACAGAATGTTTAAACGTATGACGTTGCAAGTACATAGCCTAGCCTTTATGCCTTCCACATTCAAACGTAtattttttacgttcgaacattactTTTCATAgcatttacgttcgaacgttgaatCTTAATATTCGAACGTACTACTTTCCAATTTATTCGCCGTTTTGCCTTCCATGTTTGAACTTGTATATTTTATGTTCGAATCTAAATCTTGTTCGAATCTAAATCTTTATGTTCAAGCGTTAAACACATACGTTCGAATGCTAAGGGTATTCGAATGTGTATAttatacgtttgaatgttaatttttatgtttgaatgttaaacaCATACGTGCAAACGTTTTATTTGAACGTTCAAAtctatgttatattatgttcgaacattaatgcagagtagtttaaaattaatacaaaagatGCATTAATAGtaccaataatttttttcccttttcaattttcaagatATAGCTCATCCTTTGCATACCAGGAAATGGGGGAGGGAAGGAGCCACTCAGGACACTGCTCGGATTGGGGCTCATACTGTTATGGTGGAGTGAAAGGTCCTGATTAATGAGTTCGATGGGCTCTGATGGGAGCAGACGAGCCTCAAAGATGTCTTCATCAGTAGAGGCTAGGGAAATATCTACACATTAAGGGGGAAGGTATACCCCTCGATGGTTCAGGAGTTCTATATGGGGATGTGCTTCATGTCTCAGGACGCATCCTCTCACACAGTGATTGTATGCGGTGTTTCATTTGAGATTTCACCAGATATCTTCGCTGAGCTCCTCGGGATTCATCGAGTAGTCGAGACATCGACTACAACTGACTCTCAGATTGGCGACATAGCCGTGGTTCACACATCTACATTAGCAT is a window from the Carya illinoinensis cultivar Pawnee chromosome 14, C.illinoinensisPawnee_v1, whole genome shotgun sequence genome containing:
- the LOC122293734 gene encoding uncharacterized protein LOC122293734 — translated: MCNGKFFNKGPKEAFEYFDYLAENAQFWDVSDLYDRSENQKCVGGGGKYHLKEFDDLHAKLALMSKKLESLELKKVNEMHVLPSIEKCNICEDPGHVINACPTIPAFKEVLLDQSNPVRMISKNFSGPYSNTYNAGWRSHPNFSWKNEQPEPSTQGQSQYTPYGATAQGSGPSYFANQPPPMQRKGVEDSIQQLTVRINIPLLDAIKPISAYAKFLKDLCTAKRKLNVQKKAFLTEQVSAIIQNHTPPKYKDPGSPTISCVIGNSKIGQALLDLGSGVNLLPYSVYEQLGLGELKATSIILQVADRSIKIPKGIVEDVLVQVDKFYYPIDFVVLDMQLSSHSNSSPPVILGRPFPTTSNAIINCRSGVLKLSFGNMTLELNIFNLCRQPQELEDVEEVNALESLLAENSLLNYNCDELWEDLEDSLDLIDSTNQFSSLCAAGNSNEMQWKPKFEPLPALQASTQPSNEKTPMLKLKPLPSELKYAYLGLEKSFPVVIYALLTPDQESKLLKILAQHKSAIGWSIGDIKGISPFICTHRIYLEEDSKPSKEMQRRLNPTMKEVVKNEVLKLLDIGIIYPIADSKWVSPIQVVPKKSDITMVENDKGKFVPTRETTGWRMCVDYRKLNTASRKDHFPLYFLDQILEKVAGHKYYCFLDGFFGYYQIERAPEDQEKTTFTCPFGTFAFKRMSFGLCNAPATFQICMLSIFSDLIEDIVEVFMDDFSVFGKTFDACLSNL